In one window of Hypomesus transpacificus isolate Combined female unplaced genomic scaffold, fHypTra1 scaffold_214, whole genome shotgun sequence DNA:
- the LOC124462461 gene encoding uncharacterized protein LOC124462461 isoform X7, whose product MTEGVVVYEEAKFCQKLQQKALEQAKQKKSKSAEFLMEEEERGPLEGVVNPAFDGGTSPCCQRPGGREMGGDRQDLTQAAEHSCRQAPEPSAERGNERARDYFDPTMVGATDPGRCGKERVDSEDELELSIRKEDEQGLYRRLRDLLEADEAETFLDLPGLAAARSHTEVCKEEDPGPRAGAPGQGRGEEAGALQERGEEAGVLVEQGRRNREEEMGGGRRRDREVIPCYSRQLRELVQADMITLGSLSAEQKSQHQRGKCNWNSKLKSFLRSKTKNPDPHLAPRWVQNPDPHLAPRAESLSLRGPWEQQGEVIANGNLTTELPGPSAPWAAETRLLWQEEGISGYVEVCVRCLRGVRDKLPRGLYSVSLALLSRLGATPLGQAEDEETGWARTTRPVEHQGRFFDAELHFNQSLVMTLPTSRSSSMVMMFQLLEMGSCPGGAVLGWAPWPLCGLSLQPVQGSFRAPLLRGGPSPRLDQFRKIEALMSSDLDTWLCNLYIQVRRLPSDKSGGSQLRVPLPIPPPVPQAPVPQAPIPVPQAPPPVPPPPHTPMQPQPGPGCIQSGGGGVEGEPTVEQCGGGWTLHLPAESACSSSSLTGKHSVAVQERGGGGADPVKGEAGMQHKQREPIRMKNPMAPHLRHADKQETLCNLSKEDMELYTFSLQGGGLLPLTHRGSTAGVLQDPQHTRCALGMLLSQLSPCPWRPCGWSWPRPLLALLVTVLTWQVPASRPHGRAALPDLSAPHPRGDGHGGGGTPNLERLHDAPGSDGMGLSAGVWLTAVRPVTAGPGSGTVDTPGPPGRVSGGRCPGESCLQSEHTCG is encoded by the exons AAGCTGCAGCAGAAGGCTCTGGAGCAAGCTAAGCAGAAGAAATCTAAGTCGGCTGAATTTCTGATGG aggaggaggagagagggccgTTGGAAGGCGTTGTAAACCCAGCCTTTGATGGAGGGACGTCTCCATGCTGTCAGCgtccaggagggagagagatgggaggtgaCAGGCAGGATCTCACCCAGGCTGCTGAGCACAGCTGCAGGCAGGCGCCAGAGCCCAGCGCTGAGAGAG GAAATGAACGTGCCCGAGATTACTTTGACCCAACGATGGTGGGGGCTACCGACCCAGGGCGGTGTGGGAAGGAGAGGGTCGACTCGGAAGATGAGCTGGAATTAA GCATCAGAAAGGAAGACGAACAGGGACTGTATCGGAGGCTGAGAGATCTACTGGAGGCAGACGAGGCAGAGACCTTCCTGGATCTACCAG GTCTGGCTGCAGCCAGGAGCCACACTGAGGTGTGTAAGGAGGAGGACCCGGGGCCACGAGCAGGCGCTCCTGGCCaggggcgaggagaggaggctggggctctgcaggagcgaggagaggaggctggggtgctggtggagcaggggaggaggaatagagaggaggagatgggcggtgggaggaggagggacagagaggtgaTCCCCTGCTACTCCAGGCAGCTGAGGGAGCTGGTGCAGGCTGACATGATCACGCTTGGCAGCCTTTCAGCAGAGCAG AAATCACAGCATCAGAGAGGGAAATGTAACTGGAATTCAAAACTCAAATCCTTCCTCAGAAGTAAAACTAAG AACCCAGACCCACACCTGGCTCCACGGTGGGTCCAGAACCCAGACCCACACCTGGCTCCACG agctgagagccTGTCGCTGAGGGGGCCATGGGAACAACAGGGGGAAGTCATCGCCAACGGCAACCTGACGACAGAACTCCCGGGACCCTCTGCTCCCTGGGCTGCAGAAACGCGTCTACTCTGGCAG GAGGAGGGCATCTCTGggtatgtggaggtgtgtgtgcgctgcCTGCGTGGCGTGAGGGACAAGCTCCCCAGGGGCCTGTACTCCGTCAGCCTGGCCCTGCTCTCCCGGCTGGGGGCCACGCCTCtgggccaggctgaggatgaggAGACGGGCTGGGCACGGACCACCAGGCCTGTGGAGCACCAAGGACGCTTCTTTGATGCAGAGCTGCACTTCAACCAGAGCCTGGTCATG acccTGCCTACCTCCAGAAGTTCTTCTATGGTGATGATGTTCCAGCTGCTGGAGATGGGGTCGTGCCCAGGGGGGGCCGTGCTGGGCTGGGCCCCCTGGCCCCTGTGTGGCCTCTCCCTGCAGCCCGTCCAGGGCAGCTTCCGTGCCCCGCTGCTCCGAGGGGGGCCCTCGCCACGACTGGACCAGTTCAGGAAGATCGAGGCGCTCATGTCGTCAGACCTGGACACCTGGCTCTGCAACCTGtacatccag GTGAGGAGACTTCCCAGCGACAAGTCTGGGGGTTCCCAACTCAGAGTCCCCCTGCCAatccctcctcctgttccccAGGCTCCTGTTCCCCAGGCCCCTATTCCGGTTCCCCAGGCCCCTCCTCCGGTtcccccgcccccacacacccccatgCAACCGCAGCCAGGCCCCGGGTGCATCCAgagcggaggagggggagtggaagggGAGCCCACCGTGGAGCAGTGTGGCGGGGGGTGGACCCTACACCTGCCTGCTGAGTCTGCCTGTTCATCCTCCTCCCTGACAG gtAAGCATTCCGTGGCGGTGCAagagcggggaggagggggggctgatcCTGTGAAAGGAGAAGCTGGAATGCAGCACAAG CAGAGGGAGCCAATCAGGATGAAGAACCCCATGGCACCTCACCTCCGCCATGCCGACAAACAGGAGACACTGTGTAACCTCTCCAAAGAAGATATGGAGCTGTACACCTTCTCTCTGCA ggggggggggctgctcccactcacacacaggggcaGCACTGCTGGTGTTCTCCAGGATCCTCAGCATACACGGTGTGCTCTGGGTATGCTCCTGTCCCAGCTGAGCCCGTGTCCATGGCGACCCTGCGGCTGGagctggccccgccccctgctgGCCCTGCTGGTGACGGTGCTGACATGGCAG gttcCAGCTTCACGCCCACACGGTAGAGCTGCTCTACCAGACCTCTCTGCTCCACACCCGAGAGGAGATGgccatggtggtggtgggaccCCTAACCTTGAACGCCTTCATGATGCTCCTGGTTCTGATGGCATGGGGCTGTCAGCTGGCGTTTGGCTCACTGCCGTCCGTCCTGTCACTGCTGGTCCTGGCTCAGGGACTGTGGACACTCCTGGACCCCCTGGCCGTGTTTCTGGTGGACGCTGTCCTGGGG AATCTTGCCTACAGTCCGAACACACCTGTGGGTGA